In Numidum massiliense, a single genomic region encodes these proteins:
- a CDS encoding carbohydrate ABC transporter permease — MLWAYAFIAPVVIGLAIFYMAPAIASFYLSLTDWDGLTAPTFIGFDNFINLMSDGTFLRALGNTAVYTFVSVPISIALATLVAVLLNQKIKGIVVYRTLYFLPVVTMPIAVGMVWKWLYNSEFGLINYVLGLLNLPQPGWMFDEWFALLSIIFVAVWMTVGYNAVLLLAGLQGISSTYYEAATLDGASGWRQFLHITLPLLSPSLFFVTVISLIGSLQVFDLVFIMIGDNYALLEPTRTAVYSIWESGFKNFEMGYAAAQALVLFVVILILTIIQFYYQKKWVHYE; from the coding sequence ATGTTATGGGCGTATGCCTTTATTGCCCCTGTCGTCATCGGGCTGGCCATTTTTTACATGGCGCCAGCGATCGCGTCGTTTTATTTGTCGCTCACCGATTGGGACGGGCTGACCGCACCGACATTTATCGGGTTCGACAACTTCATCAACTTAATGAGCGACGGGACGTTTTTGCGGGCGCTCGGCAATACGGCCGTGTACACCTTCGTGTCTGTACCTATTTCCATCGCACTCGCCACACTAGTCGCCGTGTTGTTAAACCAAAAAATTAAAGGGATCGTCGTTTACCGTACGTTGTATTTCTTGCCAGTCGTGACGATGCCGATTGCGGTCGGAATGGTGTGGAAGTGGCTGTATAACTCCGAATTTGGCTTGATTAACTACGTGTTAGGGTTATTGAATTTGCCACAGCCTGGTTGGATGTTTGACGAGTGGTTTGCGCTGTTATCGATCATTTTCGTCGCCGTTTGGATGACGGTCGGGTATAACGCGGTTCTTTTGTTGGCCGGTCTACAGGGGATCTCGTCGACGTATTACGAAGCGGCGACGTTGGACGGGGCGAGCGGTTGGCGTCAGTTTCTCCACATTACGTTGCCCCTACTATCGCCGAGCTTATTTTTCGTCACAGTCATCTCCTTAATCGGGTCGCTGCAAGTGTTCGACTTAGTGTTTATTATGATCGGCGACAACTATGCGCTGTTAGAACCGACGCGAACGGCCGTGTACAGCATTTGGGAAAGCGGCTTCAAAAACTTCGAGATGGGCTATGCGGCGGCGCAAGCGCTCGTGTTGTTCGTCGTCATTTTAATTTTGACGATTATCCAGTTTTATTACCAGAAAAAATGGGTTCACTACGAATAA
- a CDS encoding ABC transporter substrate-binding protein — protein sequence MRNQHLLILIIIAIVSIIVVGCSNSNEQDGNVTLNVALWDENVSKVVDESIKVFKEKHPNVDVKVTYTPYSDYFTRLRTSIAGKKGPDVFWMNGPNFYQYASLGLIKNVQPLMERDQMDPGVYNDALQELYSYEGDLYGLPYFQDTIGLFFNKKMFDEAGIDYPDESWTWETIEEIGKKLTDKEKGIYGYIAPSTNQAGYYNLIHQAGGFVISEDKTESGFDSPQAREAFAWMKRLMQEGISPTAQKQAEVHVNQLFGSGKAAMLPNISVNAPTLYDMLGDDLGVAPLPQGKEKAAIVHGLSWVLNSHSQHEALAWELMKTLSGEEAERMLAESGFSIPAYKGTEDAWIASIPELDLQMFVDSLEFGVPYPVSKSTLKWQNIESQEIQQMLFKDRSIDEATRNIAEKMNDILTEEQKK from the coding sequence ATGCGAAACCAGCACCTTCTTATCTTAATTATTATCGCAATCGTCAGCATTATAGTTGTCGGCTGCAGTAACAGTAACGAGCAAGACGGAAATGTGACGTTAAATGTGGCGTTGTGGGATGAAAATGTGAGCAAGGTCGTCGATGAATCGATTAAAGTGTTCAAAGAAAAGCATCCAAACGTCGACGTAAAGGTGACGTACACGCCGTACAGCGACTATTTTACGCGTTTGCGGACGAGTATTGCCGGCAAAAAAGGGCCGGATGTGTTTTGGATGAACGGTCCGAACTTTTACCAATACGCCTCACTTGGGTTGATAAAGAACGTGCAACCGCTTATGGAGCGGGATCAAATGGACCCGGGCGTTTACAACGACGCCTTGCAAGAGCTGTATTCGTACGAAGGTGACTTGTACGGGTTACCTTATTTTCAAGATACGATTGGGCTATTCTTCAATAAAAAGATGTTTGACGAAGCAGGCATCGACTATCCCGACGAATCGTGGACGTGGGAAACGATCGAAGAAATAGGAAAAAAACTTACCGACAAGGAAAAAGGCATCTACGGGTACATTGCACCATCTACAAACCAGGCGGGTTACTACAATCTTATTCATCAAGCGGGCGGGTTCGTCATTAGTGAAGATAAAACGGAGTCTGGCTTTGATTCTCCCCAGGCGCGCGAAGCGTTTGCGTGGATGAAAAGGCTTATGCAAGAGGGGATTTCCCCTACGGCGCAGAAACAAGCCGAAGTACATGTCAACCAATTATTCGGTTCGGGCAAAGCAGCCATGCTACCGAATATTTCTGTCAACGCCCCGACGCTGTACGATATGTTAGGGGACGATTTGGGCGTGGCGCCATTGCCACAAGGAAAGGAAAAAGCGGCGATCGTGCACGGGCTCAGTTGGGTGCTAAACAGCCATTCGCAACACGAAGCGCTCGCTTGGGAACTCATGAAAACGTTGTCGGGCGAAGAAGCGGAACGGATGTTAGCGGAATCTGGTTTTAGCATCCCCGCGTACAAAGGAACGGAAGACGCTTGGATCGCTTCCATTCCCGAACTAGATTTACAAATGTTTGTCGACAGTCTCGAATTTGGCGTTCCCTACCCGGTGTCGAAAAGCACGTTAAAGTGGCAAAACATCGAGTCACAAGAAATTCAGCAAATGCTATTCAAAGATCGCTCGATTGACGAAGCGACACGTAACATCGCCGAAAAAATGAACGACATTTTAACTGAGGAACAAAAAAAATAA